A stretch of the Ananas comosus cultivar F153 linkage group 14, ASM154086v1, whole genome shotgun sequence genome encodes the following:
- the LOC109720843 gene encoding uncharacterized protein At4g37920, chloroplastic-like isoform X4, producing the protein MTQFCDKMIDFFMIEKPQTKDWRKILVFRDDWSKYRENFFNRCHVRADTEKDPSMKQKLVGLARKVKKIDDEIEKHMDLLKEVQESPLDINAIVARRRKDFTGEFFRHLTVFSNTYDNLDDRDAIVRLGAKCLSAVRAYDCALEQLETSDAAQKKFDDILNSSSLDEACEKIKSLAKAKELDSSLVLLINRAWAAAKESMSMTNEVKEIMHSIYKATKKSLRSIAPPEIKLLKYLLNITDPEKRFSALATAFSPGDEHEVKDVDALYTYYAGELNPLQDKLGPLSRTPKELHKWIKIMLDAYHLNKEETDLTEARQMGDPIIIQRLNILKETIEDEYMKTNKQDEGSEPKD; encoded by the exons ATGACCCAATTCTGCGATAAGATGATTGATTTCTTCATGATTGAGAAACCCCAAACCAAGGATTGGAGGAAAATATTGGTGTTCAGAGATGACTGGAGCAAGTACAGAGAGAACTTCTTCAATAGGTGCCATGTGCGTGCCGATACCGAGAAAGATCCTAGTATGAAACAAAAGCTGGTTGGGCTTGCTAGAAAAGTTAAGAAG ATTGATGATGAAATAGAAAAGCATATGGATCTTCTCAAGGAGGTTCAAGAAAGTCCCCTCGACATTAACGCTATTGTTGCGAGAAGGCGGAAGGACTTCACAGGGGAATTCTTCCGTCATCTTACTGTATTCTCAAATACATACGACAATTTGGATGATCGAGATG CGATTGTGAGGCTTGGAGCAAAGTGCTTGTCTGCAGTTCGTGCATATGACTGTGCACTGGAACAGCTGGAGACGTCGGACGCTGCTCAAAAGAAGTTCGATGACATACTAAACTCGTCCTCGTTAGACGAGGCTTGCGAAAAGATTAAGAGCCTAGCTAAGGCGAAGGAGCTCGATTCATCCTTAGTTCTTCTAATAAACAGAGCTTGGGCAGCTGCAAAAGAGTCTATGAGTATGACGAATGAG GTTAAGGAAATTATGCATAGCATCTATAAAGCAACAAAGAAAAGCCTCAGAAGCATCGCCCCGCCCGAAATAAAGCTTCTCAAGTACTTGTTGAACATCACAGATCCCGAGAAGCGGTTCTCCGCGCTTGCTACTGCTTTCTCCCCAGGGGATGAGCATGAAGTGAAGGACGTTGATGCCCTATATAC ttattaCGCAGGTGAACTTAACCCACTTCAGGATAAATTGGGGCCACTGTCTAG AACTCCAAAGGAGCTCCACAAATGGATCAAGATCATGCTCGACGCCTACCATCTCAACAAAGAGGAGACCGACTTGACCGAAGCGCGGCAGATGGGTGATCCCATCATTATCCAAAGGCTAAATATCCTCAAAGAAACAATCGAAGACGAGTATATGAAGACCAATAAACAAGACGAAGGCTCAGAGCCGAAAGACTAA
- the LOC109720629 gene encoding nudix hydrolase 2-like isoform X2, whose protein sequence is MSNSTNSSSVEPALLSENVQMLAAVDDDHGGVIVEMSKPMDAETFASSLRASLSDWKNKGIKGVWIKLPRELVNLIQPALEEGFWFHHAEPSYLMLVYWIPNTEHNTIPANASHKVRIGAFVMDDRRQVLVVQEKNGKLRGLGVWKLPTGTVDEGEDLHVGALREVKEETGIDTEFVEVLAFRQSHKSLFEKSELFFLCLLRPLSFEIQRQESEIDAAAWMPIDDFKAQPFVQNNDIWKHMVEICSARVDGSYTGFSSTYLRSTFTDSWNYLYWNQGNRDPHSRASNMNNNS, encoded by the exons ATGTCAAACTCAACTAACTCATCATCAGTCGAGCCTGCACTTCTGAGTGAGAATGTGCAGATGCTGGCTGCGGTCGATGACGACCACGGCGGTGTGATTGTCGAAATGAGTAAGCCGATGGATGCCGAAACTTTTGCTTCTTCGTTGCGAGCATCTTTATCTGATTGGAAGAACAAG GGAATAAAAGGTGTCTGGATAAAGTTGCCCAGAGAGCTTGTTAATCTTATTCAACCTGCTCTTGAG GAGGGATTTTGGTTCCACCATGCGGAGCCGAGTTATCTGATGCTTGTCTATTGGATTCCTAATACAGAACATAATACAATACCCGCGAATGCTAGTCACAAGGTGCGCATTGGCGCTTTCGTGATGGACGATCGGCGACAG GTGCTGGTGGTCCAAgaaaagaatggtaaacttCGCGGCTTGGGCGTGTGGAAGCTTCCAACAGGAACGGTCGATGAA GGCGAAGATTTACATGTTGGAGCATTGAGAGAAGTGAAAGAAGAGACAGGG ATAGACACTGAATTTGTTGAAGTTCTCGCGTTCAG GCAGAGTCACAAATCGTTATTCGAGAAGTCGGAGCTGTTCTTCCTCTGCTTGTTACGCCCGCTTTCGTTTGAAATTCAAAGGCAGGAATCAGAAATCGATGCAGCAGCG TGGATGCCGATCGACGACTTCAAAGCGCAACCATTTGTCCAGAACAATGATATCTGGAAGCACATGGTCGAAATTTGTTCGGCGCGGGTCGACGGGTCTTACACCGGATTCTCGTCGACTTACCTACGATCGACGTTCACCGATTCGTGGAATTATCTGTACTGGAACCAAGGAAACCGCGACCCGCATTCGAGGGCTAGTAACATGAACAATAACAGCTAA
- the LOC109720629 gene encoding nudix hydrolase 2-like isoform X1: MSNSTNSSSVEPALLSENVQMLAAVDDDHGGVIVEMSKPMDAETFASSLRASLSDWKNKGIKGVWIKLPRELVNLIQPALEEGFWFHHAEPSYLMLVYWIPNTEHNTIPANASHKVRIGAFVMDDRRQVLVVQEKNGKLRGLGVWKLPTGTVDEGEDLHVGALREVKEETGIDTEFVEVLAFRQSHKSLFEKSELFFLCLLRPLSFEIQRQESEIDAAAVMTNLTWMPIDDFKAQPFVQNNDIWKHMVEICSARVDGSYTGFSSTYLRSTFTDSWNYLYWNQGNRDPHSRASNMNNNS; the protein is encoded by the exons ATGTCAAACTCAACTAACTCATCATCAGTCGAGCCTGCACTTCTGAGTGAGAATGTGCAGATGCTGGCTGCGGTCGATGACGACCACGGCGGTGTGATTGTCGAAATGAGTAAGCCGATGGATGCCGAAACTTTTGCTTCTTCGTTGCGAGCATCTTTATCTGATTGGAAGAACAAG GGAATAAAAGGTGTCTGGATAAAGTTGCCCAGAGAGCTTGTTAATCTTATTCAACCTGCTCTTGAG GAGGGATTTTGGTTCCACCATGCGGAGCCGAGTTATCTGATGCTTGTCTATTGGATTCCTAATACAGAACATAATACAATACCCGCGAATGCTAGTCACAAGGTGCGCATTGGCGCTTTCGTGATGGACGATCGGCGACAG GTGCTGGTGGTCCAAgaaaagaatggtaaacttCGCGGCTTGGGCGTGTGGAAGCTTCCAACAGGAACGGTCGATGAA GGCGAAGATTTACATGTTGGAGCATTGAGAGAAGTGAAAGAAGAGACAGGG ATAGACACTGAATTTGTTGAAGTTCTCGCGTTCAG GCAGAGTCACAAATCGTTATTCGAGAAGTCGGAGCTGTTCTTCCTCTGCTTGTTACGCCCGCTTTCGTTTGAAATTCAAAGGCAGGAATCAGAAATCGATGCAGCAGCGGTAATGACAAACTTGACA TGGATGCCGATCGACGACTTCAAAGCGCAACCATTTGTCCAGAACAATGATATCTGGAAGCACATGGTCGAAATTTGTTCGGCGCGGGTCGACGGGTCTTACACCGGATTCTCGTCGACTTACCTACGATCGACGTTCACCGATTCGTGGAATTATCTGTACTGGAACCAAGGAAACCGCGACCCGCATTCGAGGGCTAGTAACATGAACAATAACAGCTAA
- the LOC109720409 gene encoding two-component response regulator-like PRR1 isoform X1 has translation MGRDEGAAREAEAAAMGGCGSGGHRFLDRSKVRILLCDNDPKSSQEELHLLAKCSYQVTSVRSARQLIDVLRAQAADIDIILAEVDLPVAKGFKMLKYITRDKDLRRIPIIMMSSQDEVSVVVKCLRLGAADYLVKPLRTNELLNLWTHMWRRRRTLGLSEKEVFNHDFELALSDPSDANTNSTTLLSDDTDDKLKGNSNQETGASNHREYESNAAGVEPACVSRTQQTADAAVGGDWALFSGGVFSFPRKTNLRVGESSAFLAYVKSTPQAKNSNWTQLDGNAGPSEPAKCQDNLHVGSENERIKSRGTHERCSEENEAFQMPTEFPPVCFSSSSTQPESSSEGQNNVSGAPSVFHFPLYYPGMMPSSVHMFQGSLNNVQAHSSPALLPQYNALPHLPVMPSIPYNHVGVNLQSGHMPATNVWPSVTSTSVPEAKSGRTERRAAALVKFRQKRKERCFDKKIRYVNRKHLAETRPRVRGQFVRHANNVDIQFGGLNAGDDNAEEDEDEEPTSRELELVSSPE, from the exons ATGGGGCGGGACGAGGGAGCAGCGAGGGAGGCGGAGGCCGCGGCCATGGGCGGCTGCGGCAGCGGAGGCCACCGATTCTTGGATCGGAGCAAGGTGAGGATTCTGCTGTGCGACAATGACCCCAAAAGCTCCCAAGAGGAGCTCCACCTCCTCGCCAAGTGCTCCTACCAAG TAACTTCAGTGAGGTCTGCAAGACAGCTGATTGACGTGCTTAGGGCTCAGGCAGCAGACATTGATATCATTCTCGCGGAAGTTGATCTCCCCGTAGCCAAAGGTTTCAAGATGCTAAAGTACATCACTAGAGACAAAGACTTGAGGCGCATTCCCATCATca TGATGTCTTCTCAAGATGAGGTTTCGGTTGTTGTCAAGTGCCTGCGACTTGGAGCAGCTGACTATCTCGTGAAGCCATTGCGTACCAACGAGCTGTTGAACCTTTGGACCCACATGTGGCGAAGAAGACGGACG CTTGGTCTATCCGAGAAAGAAGTCTTCAACCATGATTTTGAGTTGGCACTGTCAGACCCAAGTGATGCCAACACAAACAGCACAACTCTATTATCAGATGACACGGATGATAAGCTGAAGGGAAATTCAAATCAGGAAACAGGCGCCTCAAATCATCGTGAATATGAG TCTAATGCCGCTGGTGTTGAACCCGCGTGTGTTAGCAGAACGCAACAGACGGCAGATGCTGCAGTGGGTGGTGATTGGGCAT TATTCTCAGGGGGTGTCTTTTCATTCCCAAGGAAGACCAATCTGAGGGTTGGCGAGTCTTCTGCATTTCTGGCTTACGTCAAGTCAACCCCACAAGCCAAAAATTCCAACTGGACCCAACTGGATGGAAACGCAGGCCCTTCAGAACCAGCGAAATGTCAGGACAATTTACACGTAGGAAGTGAAAACGAGAGAATTAAAAGCAGAGGGACACATGAAAGATGTTCCGAGGAAAATGAAGCATTTCAGATGCCGACAGAGTTTCCTCCGGTTTGCTTCTCTTCTTCTAGCACACAGCCAGAATCGAGTAGTGAAGGCCAAAACAATGTCTCTGGCGCTCCGTCGGTCTTCCACTTCCCACTTTATTATCCTGGAATGATGCCCTCGTCAGTGCACATGTTTCAAGGAAGCTTAAACAATGTGCAAGCACACAGCTCCCCAGCGCTGTTGCCTCAGTATAATGCTCTTCCTCATTTGCCAGTAATGCCATCAATTCCTTATAATCATGTTGGCGTGAATTTGCAATCGGGCCACATGCCTGCCACAAATGTTTGGCCGTCAGTGACGAGCACGTCAGTGCCTGAAGCCAAGTCTGGTCGAACTGAAAGAAGAGCAGCAGCGCTTGTGAAATTCAGGCAGAAAAGGAAGGAACGTTGCTTCGACAAGAAGATTAGATACGTAAATAGGAAGCATCTTGCTGAAACAAGGCCCAGAGTGCGGGGTCAATTTGTGAGGCATGCGAACAATGTAGATATACAGTTTGGTGGACTTAATGCCGGTGATGATAATGCCGAGGAGGATGAAGATGAGGAGCCAACATCAAGAGAACTCGAGCTTGTTTCTTCTCCTGAATAG
- the LOC109720843 gene encoding uncharacterized protein At4g37920, chloroplastic-like isoform X3, with the protein MALKTPPLPTPTTKSLHPPHPFRSHGDATLFPQPPLLCTHHPYSLSLSRRTHHRSHSFVPPGCVARNTTLSNTEEHDETEVARGYTMTQFCDKMIDFFMIEKPQTKDWRKILVFRDDWSKYRENFFNRCHVRADTEKDPSMKQKLVGLARKVKKIDDEIEKHMDLLKEVQESPLDINAIVARRRKDFTGEFFRHLTVFSNTYDNLDDRDAIVRLGAKCLSAVRAYDCALEQLETSDAAQKKFDDILNSSSLDEACEKIKSLAKAKELDSSLVLLINRAWAAAKESMSMTNEVKEIMHSIYKATKKSLRSIAPPEIKLLKYLLNITDPEKRFSALATAFSPGDEHEVKDVDALYTYYAGELNPLQDKLGPLSRLFRKSYFSYYF; encoded by the exons ATGGCTCTCAAAACCCCTCCTCTTCCAACCCCTACCACCAAATCACTCCACCCTCCCCACCCCTTCCGCTCTCATGGAGATGCCACCTTGTTCCCCCAACCTCCTCTCCTTTGCACCCACCACCCTtactcactttctctctctagaagaaccCACCACAGGTCTCACTCATTTGTCCCACCAG GATGCGTTGCAAGGAACACAACTCTTTCTAATACCGAGGAACACGATGAAACTGAAGTTGCAAGAGGTTACACCATGACCCAATTCTGCGATAAGATGATTGATTTCTTCATGATTGAGAAACCCCAAACCAAGGATTGGAGGAAAATATTGGTGTTCAGAGATGACTGGAGCAAGTACAGAGAGAACTTCTTCAATAGGTGCCATGTGCGTGCCGATACCGAGAAAGATCCTAGTATGAAACAAAAGCTGGTTGGGCTTGCTAGAAAAGTTAAGAAG ATTGATGATGAAATAGAAAAGCATATGGATCTTCTCAAGGAGGTTCAAGAAAGTCCCCTCGACATTAACGCTATTGTTGCGAGAAGGCGGAAGGACTTCACAGGGGAATTCTTCCGTCATCTTACTGTATTCTCAAATACATACGACAATTTGGATGATCGAGATG CGATTGTGAGGCTTGGAGCAAAGTGCTTGTCTGCAGTTCGTGCATATGACTGTGCACTGGAACAGCTGGAGACGTCGGACGCTGCTCAAAAGAAGTTCGATGACATACTAAACTCGTCCTCGTTAGACGAGGCTTGCGAAAAGATTAAGAGCCTAGCTAAGGCGAAGGAGCTCGATTCATCCTTAGTTCTTCTAATAAACAGAGCTTGGGCAGCTGCAAAAGAGTCTATGAGTATGACGAATGAG GTTAAGGAAATTATGCATAGCATCTATAAAGCAACAAAGAAAAGCCTCAGAAGCATCGCCCCGCCCGAAATAAAGCTTCTCAAGTACTTGTTGAACATCACAGATCCCGAGAAGCGGTTCTCCGCGCTTGCTACTGCTTTCTCCCCAGGGGATGAGCATGAAGTGAAGGACGTTGATGCCCTATATAC ttattaCGCAGGTGAACTTAACCCACTTCAGGATAAATTGGGGCCACTGTCTAGGTTATTCCGTAAAAGCTACTTCTCATATTACTTTTGA
- the LOC109720843 gene encoding uncharacterized protein At4g37920, chloroplastic-like isoform X1, with product MALKTPPLPTPTTKSLHPPHPFRSHGDATLFPQPPLLCTHHPYSLSLSRRTHHRSHSFVPPGCVARNTTLSNTEEHDETEVARGYTMTQFCDKMIDFFMIEKPQTKDWRKILVFRDDWSKYRENFFNRCHVRADTEKDPSMKQKLVGLARKVKKIDDEIEKHMDLLKEVQESPLDINAIVARRRKDFTGEFFRHLTVFSNTYDNLDDRDAIVRLGAKCLSAVRAYDCALEQLETSDAAQKKFDDILNSSSLDEACEKIKSLAKAKELDSSLVLLINRAWAAAKESMSMTNEVKEIMHSIYKATKKSLRSIAPPEIKLLKYLLNITDPEKRFSALATAFSPGDEHEVKDVDALYTYYAGELNPLQDKLGPLSRTPKELHKWIKIMLDAYHLNKEETDLTEARQMGDPIIIQRLNILKETIEDEYMKTNKQDEGSEPKD from the exons ATGGCTCTCAAAACCCCTCCTCTTCCAACCCCTACCACCAAATCACTCCACCCTCCCCACCCCTTCCGCTCTCATGGAGATGCCACCTTGTTCCCCCAACCTCCTCTCCTTTGCACCCACCACCCTtactcactttctctctctagaagaaccCACCACAGGTCTCACTCATTTGTCCCACCAG GATGCGTTGCAAGGAACACAACTCTTTCTAATACCGAGGAACACGATGAAACTGAAGTTGCAAGAGGTTACACCATGACCCAATTCTGCGATAAGATGATTGATTTCTTCATGATTGAGAAACCCCAAACCAAGGATTGGAGGAAAATATTGGTGTTCAGAGATGACTGGAGCAAGTACAGAGAGAACTTCTTCAATAGGTGCCATGTGCGTGCCGATACCGAGAAAGATCCTAGTATGAAACAAAAGCTGGTTGGGCTTGCTAGAAAAGTTAAGAAG ATTGATGATGAAATAGAAAAGCATATGGATCTTCTCAAGGAGGTTCAAGAAAGTCCCCTCGACATTAACGCTATTGTTGCGAGAAGGCGGAAGGACTTCACAGGGGAATTCTTCCGTCATCTTACTGTATTCTCAAATACATACGACAATTTGGATGATCGAGATG CGATTGTGAGGCTTGGAGCAAAGTGCTTGTCTGCAGTTCGTGCATATGACTGTGCACTGGAACAGCTGGAGACGTCGGACGCTGCTCAAAAGAAGTTCGATGACATACTAAACTCGTCCTCGTTAGACGAGGCTTGCGAAAAGATTAAGAGCCTAGCTAAGGCGAAGGAGCTCGATTCATCCTTAGTTCTTCTAATAAACAGAGCTTGGGCAGCTGCAAAAGAGTCTATGAGTATGACGAATGAG GTTAAGGAAATTATGCATAGCATCTATAAAGCAACAAAGAAAAGCCTCAGAAGCATCGCCCCGCCCGAAATAAAGCTTCTCAAGTACTTGTTGAACATCACAGATCCCGAGAAGCGGTTCTCCGCGCTTGCTACTGCTTTCTCCCCAGGGGATGAGCATGAAGTGAAGGACGTTGATGCCCTATATAC ttattaCGCAGGTGAACTTAACCCACTTCAGGATAAATTGGGGCCACTGTCTAG AACTCCAAAGGAGCTCCACAAATGGATCAAGATCATGCTCGACGCCTACCATCTCAACAAAGAGGAGACCGACTTGACCGAAGCGCGGCAGATGGGTGATCCCATCATTATCCAAAGGCTAAATATCCTCAAAGAAACAATCGAAGACGAGTATATGAAGACCAATAAACAAGACGAAGGCTCAGAGCCGAAAGACTAA
- the LOC109720843 gene encoding uncharacterized protein At4g37920, chloroplastic-like isoform X2 — protein MALKTPPLPTPTTKSLHPPHPFRSHGDATLFPQPPLLCTHHPYSLSLSRRTHHRSHSFVPPGCVARNTTLSNTEEHDETEVARGYTMTQFCDKMIDFFMIEKPQTKDWRKILVFRDDWSKYRENFFNRCHVRADTEKDPSMKQKLVGLARKVKKIDDEIEKHMDLLKEVQESPLDINAIVARRRKDFTGEFFRHLTVFSNTYDNLDDRDAIVRLGAKCLSAVRAYDCALEQLETSDAAQKKFDDILNSSSLDEACEKIKSLAKAKELDSSLVLLINRAWAAAKESMSMTNEVKEIMHSIYKATKKSLRSIAPPEIKLLKYLLNITDPEKRFSALATAFSPGDEHEVKDVDALYTTPKELHKWIKIMLDAYHLNKEETDLTEARQMGDPIIIQRLNILKETIEDEYMKTNKQDEGSEPKD, from the exons ATGGCTCTCAAAACCCCTCCTCTTCCAACCCCTACCACCAAATCACTCCACCCTCCCCACCCCTTCCGCTCTCATGGAGATGCCACCTTGTTCCCCCAACCTCCTCTCCTTTGCACCCACCACCCTtactcactttctctctctagaagaaccCACCACAGGTCTCACTCATTTGTCCCACCAG GATGCGTTGCAAGGAACACAACTCTTTCTAATACCGAGGAACACGATGAAACTGAAGTTGCAAGAGGTTACACCATGACCCAATTCTGCGATAAGATGATTGATTTCTTCATGATTGAGAAACCCCAAACCAAGGATTGGAGGAAAATATTGGTGTTCAGAGATGACTGGAGCAAGTACAGAGAGAACTTCTTCAATAGGTGCCATGTGCGTGCCGATACCGAGAAAGATCCTAGTATGAAACAAAAGCTGGTTGGGCTTGCTAGAAAAGTTAAGAAG ATTGATGATGAAATAGAAAAGCATATGGATCTTCTCAAGGAGGTTCAAGAAAGTCCCCTCGACATTAACGCTATTGTTGCGAGAAGGCGGAAGGACTTCACAGGGGAATTCTTCCGTCATCTTACTGTATTCTCAAATACATACGACAATTTGGATGATCGAGATG CGATTGTGAGGCTTGGAGCAAAGTGCTTGTCTGCAGTTCGTGCATATGACTGTGCACTGGAACAGCTGGAGACGTCGGACGCTGCTCAAAAGAAGTTCGATGACATACTAAACTCGTCCTCGTTAGACGAGGCTTGCGAAAAGATTAAGAGCCTAGCTAAGGCGAAGGAGCTCGATTCATCCTTAGTTCTTCTAATAAACAGAGCTTGGGCAGCTGCAAAAGAGTCTATGAGTATGACGAATGAG GTTAAGGAAATTATGCATAGCATCTATAAAGCAACAAAGAAAAGCCTCAGAAGCATCGCCCCGCCCGAAATAAAGCTTCTCAAGTACTTGTTGAACATCACAGATCCCGAGAAGCGGTTCTCCGCGCTTGCTACTGCTTTCTCCCCAGGGGATGAGCATGAAGTGAAGGACGTTGATGCCCTATATAC AACTCCAAAGGAGCTCCACAAATGGATCAAGATCATGCTCGACGCCTACCATCTCAACAAAGAGGAGACCGACTTGACCGAAGCGCGGCAGATGGGTGATCCCATCATTATCCAAAGGCTAAATATCCTCAAAGAAACAATCGAAGACGAGTATATGAAGACCAATAAACAAGACGAAGGCTCAGAGCCGAAAGACTAA
- the LOC109720409 gene encoding two-component response regulator-like PRR1 isoform X2: protein MGRDEGAAREAEAAAMGGCGSGGHRFLDRSKVRILLCDNDPKSSQEELHLLAKCSYQVTSVRSARQLIDVLRAQAADIDIILAEVDLPVAKGFKMLKYITRDKDLRRIPIIMMSSQDEVSVVVKCLRLGAADYLVKPLRTNELLNLWTHMWRRRRTLGLSEKEVFNHDFELALSDPSDANTNSTTLLSDDTDDKLKGNSNQETGASNHREYESNAAGVEPACVSRTQQTADAAVGGDWAWGVFSFPRKTNLRVGESSAFLAYVKSTPQAKNSNWTQLDGNAGPSEPAKCQDNLHVGSENERIKSRGTHERCSEENEAFQMPTEFPPVCFSSSSTQPESSSEGQNNVSGAPSVFHFPLYYPGMMPSSVHMFQGSLNNVQAHSSPALLPQYNALPHLPVMPSIPYNHVGVNLQSGHMPATNVWPSVTSTSVPEAKSGRTERRAAALVKFRQKRKERCFDKKIRYVNRKHLAETRPRVRGQFVRHANNVDIQFGGLNAGDDNAEEDEDEEPTSRELELVSSPE from the exons ATGGGGCGGGACGAGGGAGCAGCGAGGGAGGCGGAGGCCGCGGCCATGGGCGGCTGCGGCAGCGGAGGCCACCGATTCTTGGATCGGAGCAAGGTGAGGATTCTGCTGTGCGACAATGACCCCAAAAGCTCCCAAGAGGAGCTCCACCTCCTCGCCAAGTGCTCCTACCAAG TAACTTCAGTGAGGTCTGCAAGACAGCTGATTGACGTGCTTAGGGCTCAGGCAGCAGACATTGATATCATTCTCGCGGAAGTTGATCTCCCCGTAGCCAAAGGTTTCAAGATGCTAAAGTACATCACTAGAGACAAAGACTTGAGGCGCATTCCCATCATca TGATGTCTTCTCAAGATGAGGTTTCGGTTGTTGTCAAGTGCCTGCGACTTGGAGCAGCTGACTATCTCGTGAAGCCATTGCGTACCAACGAGCTGTTGAACCTTTGGACCCACATGTGGCGAAGAAGACGGACG CTTGGTCTATCCGAGAAAGAAGTCTTCAACCATGATTTTGAGTTGGCACTGTCAGACCCAAGTGATGCCAACACAAACAGCACAACTCTATTATCAGATGACACGGATGATAAGCTGAAGGGAAATTCAAATCAGGAAACAGGCGCCTCAAATCATCGTGAATATGAG TCTAATGCCGCTGGTGTTGAACCCGCGTGTGTTAGCAGAACGCAACAGACGGCAGATGCTGCAGTGGGTGGTGATTGGGCAT GGGGTGTCTTTTCATTCCCAAGGAAGACCAATCTGAGGGTTGGCGAGTCTTCTGCATTTCTGGCTTACGTCAAGTCAACCCCACAAGCCAAAAATTCCAACTGGACCCAACTGGATGGAAACGCAGGCCCTTCAGAACCAGCGAAATGTCAGGACAATTTACACGTAGGAAGTGAAAACGAGAGAATTAAAAGCAGAGGGACACATGAAAGATGTTCCGAGGAAAATGAAGCATTTCAGATGCCGACAGAGTTTCCTCCGGTTTGCTTCTCTTCTTCTAGCACACAGCCAGAATCGAGTAGTGAAGGCCAAAACAATGTCTCTGGCGCTCCGTCGGTCTTCCACTTCCCACTTTATTATCCTGGAATGATGCCCTCGTCAGTGCACATGTTTCAAGGAAGCTTAAACAATGTGCAAGCACACAGCTCCCCAGCGCTGTTGCCTCAGTATAATGCTCTTCCTCATTTGCCAGTAATGCCATCAATTCCTTATAATCATGTTGGCGTGAATTTGCAATCGGGCCACATGCCTGCCACAAATGTTTGGCCGTCAGTGACGAGCACGTCAGTGCCTGAAGCCAAGTCTGGTCGAACTGAAAGAAGAGCAGCAGCGCTTGTGAAATTCAGGCAGAAAAGGAAGGAACGTTGCTTCGACAAGAAGATTAGATACGTAAATAGGAAGCATCTTGCTGAAACAAGGCCCAGAGTGCGGGGTCAATTTGTGAGGCATGCGAACAATGTAGATATACAGTTTGGTGGACTTAATGCCGGTGATGATAATGCCGAGGAGGATGAAGATGAGGAGCCAACATCAAGAGAACTCGAGCTTGTTTCTTCTCCTGAATAG